In Alkalihalobacillus sp. FSL W8-0930, a single window of DNA contains:
- a CDS encoding MogA/MoaB family molybdenum cofactor biosynthesis protein has translation MSEHIAKQPVTCCVITVSDTRTAETDKSGHTIKDMLQSAGHQVIDYQIVTDDQSVIKTAIHKGLDQSKVEVILLNGGTGISKRDVTYEVVEATLEKELPGFGELFRYVSYAHDIGSAAMLSRAIAGTARGTAIFSMPGSTGAVKVAMENLILPQISHVVKEIKK, from the coding sequence ATGTCAGAGCATATCGCTAAACAGCCAGTCACTTGTTGTGTAATTACGGTAAGTGATACCCGTACAGCTGAAACAGATAAGAGTGGCCACACGATTAAAGACATGCTACAAAGCGCTGGTCATCAAGTGATTGACTATCAGATCGTTACAGATGATCAATCTGTTATTAAAACAGCAATTCATAAAGGGTTAGACCAATCAAAGGTAGAAGTGATCCTTTTAAATGGAGGTACCGGTATTTCTAAACGCGACGTAACTTACGAAGTTGTTGAAGCAACACTTGAGAAAGAATTACCTGGGTTTGGTGAATTATTTCGGTATGTAAGCTATGCGCATGATATCGGTTCAGCAGCCATGCTTTCAAGAGCAATAGCTGGAACAGCTCGTGGTACCGCGATTTTTTCTATGCCTGGCTCAACAGGCGCAGTAAAGGTAGCGATGGAGAATCTCATCCTCCCACAAATTAGTCA
- the moaA gene encoding GTP 3',8-cyclase MoaA — translation MASVKDTLGRPLRDIRISVTDQCNFRCSYCMPQEIFGPDYAFLPKEEYLTFDEIVKVVEVAASLGVEKVRITGGEPLLRRDLPVLIERLTTVSGIKDVALTTNAVFLPKHAEALKKAGLKRVNVSLDAIDEDVFKKMNGRSVGIKPVLKGIKAAQSAGLGVKINMVVQKGVNDHQIIPMAAYFKDKDVTLRYIEFMDVGCTNGWKFDSVVTKAEIINLLDSHFGVKPIEAAYYGEVASRYGFIDSPGEVGVISSVSHSFCQSCTRARVSVDGKLYTCLFASKGHDLKQLVRETSNDGLENLLTEVWQTRKDRYSDERTEEAAANRPKIEMSYIGG, via the coding sequence ATGGCTTCCGTAAAAGATACGTTAGGACGACCGCTTCGGGATATTCGCATTTCTGTTACAGACCAGTGTAATTTTAGGTGTTCTTACTGTATGCCACAAGAAATATTCGGACCCGATTACGCATTCTTACCCAAGGAAGAATACCTAACGTTTGATGAAATCGTGAAGGTCGTAGAAGTGGCAGCTTCGCTTGGAGTGGAGAAGGTCCGAATCACGGGAGGAGAACCTCTTCTTCGTCGTGACTTACCCGTTTTAATAGAAAGGCTTACCACCGTTTCAGGCATAAAAGATGTAGCCCTTACCACAAATGCGGTCTTTCTACCTAAGCATGCAGAAGCATTAAAAAAAGCAGGACTTAAACGTGTGAATGTTAGCCTGGATGCAATTGATGAAGATGTCTTTAAGAAAATGAACGGACGATCAGTGGGAATCAAACCAGTACTTAAGGGAATAAAAGCTGCACAGTCAGCCGGACTTGGTGTGAAAATTAATATGGTCGTTCAAAAAGGAGTAAATGATCATCAAATTATTCCGATGGCTGCCTATTTTAAGGATAAAGATGTGACGCTTCGCTATATTGAGTTCATGGATGTTGGCTGTACAAATGGATGGAAGTTCGATTCGGTTGTGACAAAAGCTGAAATTATTAATCTGTTAGACTCGCATTTTGGAGTAAAACCAATTGAGGCTGCTTATTATGGTGAAGTGGCTTCGCGGTATGGATTTATAGATAGCCCAGGAGAAGTTGGGGTCATCTCATCGGTTTCACACTCTTTTTGCCAATCTTGTACAAGAGCAAGAGTATCTGTAGATGGAAAGCTTTATACGTGTTTATTTGCTTCAAAAGGTCATGATCTCAAACAGCTTGTAAGAGAAACATCAAATGACGGACTGGAAAACCTTTTAACAGAAGTATGGCAAACGCGCAAGGACCGCTATTCCGATGAGCGAACAGAGGAAGCAGCAGCCAATCGACCTAAAATAGAGATGTCCTATATCGGAGGATAA
- a CDS encoding molybdenum cofactor guanylyltransferase yields the protein MDTSDSYAGVILAGGASSRFYGQKALAEFNGQPFYQGAISMIEPYVNQVTIVVKPELKEEIIVNKSTAVLEDESEFAGCGPLAGMYSAMNAIQAEWYMVLAVDMPLMDAYTIKQLIKCTKNKGYDAHIPLIEGRIQPLSALYHASCKELIYHQLVNKHYRMSDLLQKVKTKQWSEEDLSVSPAAFQNVNDRSTYEQLLKQGLNG from the coding sequence ATGGATACATCTGATTCCTATGCAGGGGTCATTTTAGCTGGAGGTGCATCATCAAGATTCTATGGACAAAAAGCTCTGGCTGAATTTAATGGACAACCCTTTTATCAAGGGGCCATTTCAATGATAGAGCCTTATGTTAATCAGGTGACGATCGTGGTGAAACCGGAATTAAAAGAGGAAATAATCGTAAATAAAAGCACTGCTGTGTTAGAAGATGAATCTGAATTCGCAGGGTGTGGACCTCTCGCCGGAATGTATTCAGCAATGAATGCGATACAAGCAGAATGGTATATGGTGCTTGCTGTTGATATGCCACTTATGGATGCATACACTATTAAACAATTAATCAAGTGTACGAAGAATAAGGGCTATGATGCGCATATTCCATTGATAGAAGGACGAATTCAACCACTTTCAGCTCTTTACCATGCATCGTGCAAGGAGCTTATCTATCATCAATTAGTAAACAAGCACTACCGCATGTCGGATTTGCTTCAAAAGGTAAAAACAAAGCAGTGGTCAGAGGAAGATCTATCTGTTTCACCTGCAGCCTTTCAAAATGTAAATGACAGATCGACCTATGAGCAATTGCTCAAGCAAGGATTGAATGGTTAG
- a CDS encoding MoaD/ThiS family protein — protein sequence MITVKCFASVEEQIGKHTLEFDYEKATVSTIIDTMKQRYTISLDSVMIAVNEEYASVDTEVRTGDVIAFIPPVSGG from the coding sequence ATGATTACCGTTAAATGCTTTGCAAGTGTCGAAGAGCAAATTGGCAAGCATACACTAGAATTTGACTATGAAAAAGCAACTGTCTCAACAATTATTGATACAATGAAACAACGTTATACCATCTCTTTAGACTCCGTTATGATTGCTGTAAATGAAGAATACGCGAGTGTTGATACAGAGGTCAGAACAGGTGATGTCATTGCCTTCATTCCTCCAGTTAGTGGTGGGTGA
- a CDS encoding molybdenum cofactor biosynthesis protein MoaE — protein sequence MTEPLFCVTDQELSIEAVSNMVINRNAGAIVTFTGTVRELTYGRKTISLHYQAYQTMAEKQLQRIGDEIKERWPDATTAIWHRTGHLQISDIAVVIAVSTPHRKDAYLANEYAIERIKQIVPIWKKEQWEDGSEWIGNQLETVSGMPKEGKEDDYR from the coding sequence ATGACTGAACCATTGTTTTGTGTAACTGATCAAGAATTAAGCATCGAAGCCGTCTCTAACATGGTCATCAATCGAAACGCTGGTGCAATTGTGACATTTACAGGGACTGTACGAGAACTTACATATGGAAGAAAAACCATTTCCTTGCACTACCAAGCGTATCAAACAATGGCCGAAAAGCAGCTTCAACGAATTGGAGACGAAATTAAAGAGCGGTGGCCGGATGCAACAACCGCCATCTGGCATCGGACGGGCCATCTTCAAATATCTGATATTGCCGTTGTCATTGCTGTCTCTACTCCTCATCGCAAAGACGCTTATTTAGCAAATGAATATGCAATTGAACGAATCAAACAAATTGTACCGATATGGAAAAAGGAACAGTGGGAAGATGGAAGCGAATGGATCGGAAATCAGCTTGAAACAGTTTCCGGAATGCCAAAGGAGGGAAAAGAAGATGATTACCGTTAA
- the mobB gene encoding molybdopterin-guanine dinucleotide biosynthesis protein B, which yields MAVGIKPVIIQIVGFKNSGKTTLMNHLIKEAVNDKLKVGTIKHHGHGGVPDANLEMKDSAKHFSHGATVSAVEGAGSLHLQANVPGGDLNSSLRVFENWPLDLILVEGYKQWPYPKMVLLRSEDDQSLLDLRNIMAILTEDGFQPTRSYPTFLRDETASYIPWMMDYIRRQLND from the coding sequence GTGGCCGTGGGCATAAAGCCAGTCATTATTCAAATTGTCGGGTTTAAAAATAGCGGAAAAACCACTTTAATGAATCATTTAATAAAAGAAGCGGTAAATGACAAGTTAAAGGTCGGAACCATCAAACATCATGGTCATGGTGGCGTACCGGATGCTAACCTAGAAATGAAAGATAGTGCCAAGCATTTTTCACATGGAGCAACAGTTAGTGCTGTAGAGGGTGCTGGCTCATTGCATCTTCAAGCAAATGTTCCTGGAGGAGATCTTAATTCTTCCTTACGGGTATTTGAAAACTGGCCGCTTGATCTGATCCTTGTTGAGGGCTATAAGCAGTGGCCATATCCGAAAATGGTTCTACTTCGAAGTGAAGACGATCAATCACTGTTAGATTTAAGGAACATTATGGCCATTTTAACGGAAGATGGGTTCCAACCAACGCGATCCTATCCGACATTCTTAAGAGACGAAACAGCATCATACATACCGTGGATGATGGATTATATAAGGAGGCAATTAAATGACTGA
- the glp gene encoding gephyrin-like molybdotransferase Glp → MIEKRTPIPVQEAVRKVMSVPIEQQKEDVHLHEAYGRTLAEDLVATHPVPPFDRSPYDGFAIISNDSLEASKDNPITFEVIETVGAGSVCSKEVQSNQAVRIMTGAQMPKECDAIVMLELAQTYSNEEGSFMTIKRSFPSGHNISYKGEDVTEGTVLIKKGTTINPGTIALLATFGYERVKVAKRPTVGVFATGSELLELGDSLEPGKIRNSNTHMLLAQIERAGAIPHYFGSLPDDFELCYEQVKHAASQVDMLLTTGGVSVGDFDLLPDVYEKLCANVLFNKIAMRPGSVTTVAVWEDTLLYGLSGNPSACYVGFELFVRPIIRTMMDDVFPHLPKVKATLTEDVPKPNPFTRFVRSTIQYNKDRIHIAPSGFNKSSAVSSLAKTDAFMVLPGGTRGFKAGDTVDVLLLDTNGGSEWPWA, encoded by the coding sequence ATGATAGAAAAACGTACACCGATTCCGGTTCAAGAAGCCGTTCGAAAAGTAATGAGTGTTCCGATAGAGCAACAAAAAGAAGACGTGCATTTGCACGAAGCATATGGACGAACGTTAGCCGAAGATCTTGTAGCTACACATCCGGTGCCTCCATTCGATCGCTCGCCTTACGATGGATTTGCGATAATCTCAAACGATTCATTAGAGGCAAGCAAAGATAACCCTATTACATTTGAAGTCATTGAAACGGTTGGAGCAGGTTCTGTTTGTTCAAAAGAAGTCCAATCAAATCAAGCGGTTCGTATTATGACTGGTGCGCAGATGCCTAAGGAATGTGATGCGATTGTCATGCTTGAATTGGCTCAAACGTATTCGAATGAAGAAGGGTCTTTTATGACCATTAAACGAAGCTTTCCATCTGGACATAACATTTCCTACAAAGGAGAAGACGTCACAGAGGGGACTGTCCTCATTAAAAAAGGAACAACGATTAACCCGGGAACGATTGCACTGTTGGCGACATTTGGTTATGAACGAGTGAAAGTGGCCAAACGTCCAACAGTTGGTGTATTTGCAACAGGTTCTGAATTACTAGAACTTGGAGATTCGCTTGAACCCGGAAAAATTCGGAATAGTAATACGCATATGCTGCTAGCTCAAATCGAACGAGCTGGTGCGATCCCTCATTATTTTGGAAGTTTGCCTGACGATTTTGAGCTTTGTTATGAACAGGTTAAACATGCGGCCAGTCAGGTTGATATGCTTCTAACAACAGGTGGCGTGTCGGTCGGTGATTTTGACCTTTTGCCTGATGTATATGAGAAGCTTTGCGCAAACGTATTGTTTAACAAAATTGCGATGAGACCTGGCAGCGTAACGACGGTAGCCGTTTGGGAGGACACCTTACTCTACGGACTTTCAGGCAATCCCTCAGCATGTTATGTAGGTTTTGAGTTATTTGTCCGTCCTATCATCCGAACGATGATGGATGATGTATTTCCACATTTGCCAAAGGTTAAAGCGACTTTAACGGAAGATGTGCCAAAGCCTAACCCATTTACACGGTTTGTACGAAGTACGATTCAGTATAATAAAGATCGAATCCACATAGCGCCAAGTGGCTTTAATAAGTCGAGTGCTGTTAGTAGCCTGGCTAAAACAGATGCGTTTATGGTACTGCCTGGGGGAACAAGAGGGTTTAAGGCAGGAGATACAGTTGATGTACTGTTACTTGATACAAACGGAGGCAGTGAGTGGCCGTGGGCATAA
- the moaC gene encoding cyclic pyranopterin monophosphate synthase MoaC, translating to MSEFTHFNHQGRAKMVDITSKEESSRRAIAESSITVNQAIYEGITSNQMKKGDVLAVAQVAGIMAAKQTSTMIPMCHPIPISGVDIQFEWIEKDSSFQLNIQVTVKTKGSTGVEMEALTAASVCALTVYDMCKALDKGMIIGQTYLIHKSGGKTGDFDRSSID from the coding sequence ATGTCTGAATTTACACATTTTAACCATCAAGGTCGTGCCAAAATGGTCGATATAACTAGTAAGGAAGAAAGCTCAAGACGTGCAATTGCCGAGTCTAGCATTACAGTTAATCAAGCAATCTATGAGGGAATTACCTCGAATCAAATGAAAAAAGGAGATGTATTAGCAGTCGCTCAAGTAGCTGGCATTATGGCAGCCAAACAAACATCAACGATGATTCCAATGTGTCACCCCATACCCATTAGTGGTGTAGATATCCAATTTGAATGGATAGAGAAAGACTCGTCCTTTCAATTAAACATTCAAGTCACCGTTAAAACAAAAGGAAGTACAGGTGTTGAAATGGAGGCACTAACCGCTGCGAGCGTTTGTGCGCTTACCGTTTATGATATGTGTAAGGCCTTAGATAAAGGAATGATTATTGGCCAAACCTATCTCATACATAAATCTGGTGGAAAAACGGGAGACTTCGACCGCTCATCAATTGATTAA
- a CDS encoding metal-sensing transcriptional repressor — MEHNHKTVHHRTSMSKEQLSNRLKRIEGQVRGIQKMVEDDRYCVDILTQISAVNAAMKKVSLQLLEDHSKHCVADAIKEGNGDQAIEELMSVVERFSKS; from the coding sequence TTGGAGCATAATCATAAAACAGTTCATCATCGTACATCGATGAGCAAGGAACAGTTATCTAATCGGTTAAAGCGCATTGAGGGTCAGGTACGCGGCATTCAAAAGATGGTTGAAGACGATCGATATTGCGTGGATATTTTAACGCAAATTTCAGCGGTAAACGCAGCAATGAAAAAGGTAAGCTTGCAGCTGCTTGAGGATCATTCTAAGCACTGTGTGGCCGATGCGATTAAAGAAGGTAACGGTGACCAAGCAATTGAAGAACTAATGAGCGTTGTAGAACGCTTTTCGAAGTCATAG
- a CDS encoding Cof-type HAD-IIB family hydrolase has protein sequence MEKAMIFFDIDGTLYNHEKELPASTKRSIQALQQAGHEVAIATGRSPFFFKELREELGIDSFVSFNGQYVVYKGETIYANPLDPAAVERLTAFAATRNHPLVYMNHETMRSNIADHPAVEESLNSLKFLPPENDPHFYKERDLFQTLLFCTEGEEQEYSEAFDTIRFVRWHPSSVDVIPAEGSKAIGIKHLIEKLGFTMDQVYAFGDERNDLEMLSEVGHGVAMGNAPQVVKDAARYVTKAVDEDGIEHGLKMVGLLD, from the coding sequence ATGGAAAAAGCAATGATTTTCTTTGATATTGATGGTACGTTATACAACCATGAGAAAGAATTACCCGCTTCAACAAAGAGATCGATTCAAGCGCTGCAGCAAGCAGGACACGAGGTAGCCATTGCTACAGGGCGTTCTCCATTTTTCTTTAAGGAATTACGCGAGGAGCTCGGTATCGATTCATTCGTTAGCTTTAACGGACAATATGTCGTTTATAAGGGTGAAACCATTTACGCTAATCCGCTAGACCCTGCGGCTGTTGAAAGATTAACAGCATTTGCGGCAACACGTAATCACCCTCTTGTCTATATGAATCATGAGACAATGCGCTCAAATATAGCTGATCATCCAGCGGTTGAAGAGAGTTTAAATAGCTTGAAATTTCTCCCACCAGAAAACGACCCACACTTCTATAAAGAAAGAGATCTATTCCAGACATTATTATTCTGTACCGAGGGTGAAGAACAAGAGTATAGTGAAGCATTTGATACCATTCGATTTGTTCGCTGGCATCCGTCCTCTGTTGATGTCATCCCAGCCGAAGGTTCAAAAGCAATTGGAATTAAACATCTAATTGAGAAGCTTGGCTTCACAATGGATCAGGTCTATGCGTTTGGAGATGAGCGCAATGATCTTGAAATGTTGAGTGAGGTTGGTCACGGCGTAGCAATGGGGAACGCACCTCAAGTGGTGAAAGATGCCGCTCGCTACGTGACAAAAGCCGTAGATGAAGACGGAATTGAGCATGGCTTGAAGATGGTTGGATTGTTGGATTAA
- a CDS encoding BrxA/BrxB family bacilliredoxin, giving the protein MDFNFFINDVVQGARQEMVESGYKELTTPEDVDTALQEKGTALVMVNSVCGCAGGIARPTAAYMKNYETRPDRFLTVFAGQDKEATAKAREYFKGYAPSSPSFALLKDGEIQMMVERHEIEGHEPIQVVQKLEKAFDEYCKTTN; this is encoded by the coding sequence ATGGATTTTAATTTCTTTATTAATGATGTAGTTCAAGGTGCTAGACAAGAAATGGTTGAATCAGGTTACAAAGAGCTAACAACTCCTGAAGATGTAGATACAGCTCTTCAAGAAAAAGGAACAGCTCTTGTTATGGTTAACTCTGTATGTGGTTGTGCTGGTGGGATTGCAAGACCTACAGCTGCTTACATGAAAAACTACGAAACAAGACCTGACCGTTTTCTAACGGTTTTTGCAGGCCAGGATAAAGAAGCTACGGCAAAAGCACGTGAATACTTCAAAGGCTATGCTCCGTCTTCTCCATCTTTTGCATTACTTAAAGATGGCGAGATCCAAATGATGGTGGAGCGCCATGAAATTGAAGGTCATGAGCCAATTCAAGTCGTACAAAAGCTTGAAAAAGCCTTTGATGAATACTGCAAAACAACAAACTAA
- a CDS encoding dihydrolipoamide acetyltransferase family protein yields the protein MATEMKMPQLGESVTEGTITKWLVQPGDTIKKYEPIAEVMTDKVSAEVPSSYNGVVKELHVKEDETVSVGTVICSVETDEVSAEQTNATKQEKSDEQAEPEVEEKDTSSRTRYSPAVLKLAQENEIDLTQVEGTGKSGRITRKDLEKIISSGGQQQQSKPAADSVQHTPAPERAKVETPQEVTTSTGDVEIPVSGIRKAIASNMVRSKHEIPHAWTMVEVDVTRLVQFRQKHKAAFKEREGYNLTFLPFFMKAVTEALQEFPEVNSVWAGDKIIRKKDINLSMAVSTEDALYVPVIHHADDKSIKGLAKSIHELAGKVRSGALSGADSQGGTFTVNNTGSFGSIQSAPIINYPQAAILSIESIVKRPVVIEQPEGDSIAIRHMVNLCLSLDHRILDGLVCGRFLASIKKKLEQFSDESI from the coding sequence ATGGCAACAGAAATGAAGATGCCACAGCTTGGTGAAAGTGTAACAGAAGGGACGATTACCAAGTGGTTAGTGCAACCTGGAGATACGATCAAAAAGTATGAACCGATTGCAGAAGTGATGACAGATAAGGTAAGTGCAGAAGTACCATCTTCTTACAATGGCGTTGTGAAAGAGCTTCATGTTAAAGAGGATGAAACGGTAAGCGTGGGCACGGTTATTTGTTCAGTTGAGACTGATGAAGTCTCTGCTGAGCAAACAAACGCTACAAAACAGGAGAAATCTGATGAGCAGGCAGAGCCTGAAGTAGAAGAGAAAGACACGTCTAGTCGAACTCGTTACTCCCCTGCTGTACTTAAACTCGCTCAAGAAAACGAGATTGATTTAACTCAGGTTGAAGGGACAGGCAAGTCTGGCCGTATCACTCGTAAGGATCTTGAGAAGATCATTTCCTCTGGTGGGCAACAGCAACAAAGTAAACCGGCTGCGGATTCAGTTCAACATACACCAGCACCTGAGAGAGCGAAGGTTGAAACCCCTCAAGAAGTGACAACATCAACTGGTGACGTAGAAATTCCTGTATCTGGAATACGTAAAGCAATTGCTTCAAACATGGTTCGTAGTAAGCATGAAATTCCTCATGCGTGGACAATGGTTGAAGTAGACGTCACTCGACTCGTTCAGTTCAGACAAAAGCATAAAGCAGCATTTAAAGAAAGAGAAGGGTATAACTTAACCTTCCTTCCATTCTTTATGAAGGCTGTAACTGAGGCGTTGCAAGAATTTCCAGAAGTTAATTCCGTTTGGGCAGGAGATAAAATCATTCGTAAAAAAGACATTAACCTATCAATGGCGGTGTCAACGGAGGATGCATTATACGTTCCTGTCATCCATCATGCGGACGATAAATCAATTAAAGGGTTGGCTAAGAGCATTCATGAGCTTGCCGGAAAAGTTCGTTCAGGCGCGTTGAGCGGCGCTGACTCTCAAGGTGGAACGTTTACTGTTAATAACACAGGTTCCTTTGGTTCCATTCAATCAGCACCAATTATTAACTATCCACAAGCCGCAATCCTTTCAATCGAATCGATTGTGAAGCGTCCAGTTGTGATTGAGCAACCGGAGGGAGACTCCATTGCGATCCGTCATATGGTTAATTTGTGTCTGTCCCTTGATCACCGTATCCTTGATGGTCTCGTTTGCGGACGATTCCTTGCTTCAATTAAGAAGAAGCTTGAACAGTTCTCAGACGAATCAATCTAA
- a CDS encoding alpha-ketoacid dehydrogenase subunit beta, whose protein sequence is MTVISYIESITQALKEEMERDEKVFVLGEDVGARGGVFRATAGLYEQFGEDRVLDTPLAESAIVGVGIGAAMYGMRPVAEIQFADFIMPAVNQIVSEAAKIRYRSNNDWQSPITIRAPYGGGVHGALYHSQSVEKMFAGTPGLKIVMPSTPYDAKGLLKAAIRSNDPVLFFEHKRAYRLIKGEVPEGDYTLPIGKADVKREGEDLTVITYGLAVHFAMQAAERLEKDGYSTHILDLRTVYPLDKEAIIEAASKTGKVLLVTEDNLEGSIIGEVAAIIAENCLFDLDAPIKRLAGPDTPAMPYAPTMEKEFMINPDKVEKAMRELAEF, encoded by the coding sequence ATGACGGTGATATCTTACATTGAATCAATTACTCAAGCATTAAAAGAAGAAATGGAACGCGACGAAAAAGTGTTTGTCCTAGGCGAAGACGTTGGCGCGCGTGGCGGTGTATTCCGAGCTACAGCTGGACTGTATGAACAATTCGGCGAGGATCGAGTGCTAGATACACCGCTTGCAGAATCAGCAATCGTTGGTGTAGGAATTGGAGCAGCGATGTACGGGATGCGTCCGGTTGCTGAAATTCAGTTCGCTGACTTCATTATGCCTGCAGTGAACCAAATCGTCTCAGAAGCTGCAAAAATTCGCTATCGTTCAAACAATGATTGGCAAAGTCCAATCACGATCCGCGCCCCATACGGTGGTGGTGTTCACGGAGCGCTTTATCACTCTCAAAGTGTAGAGAAAATGTTTGCTGGGACGCCAGGTTTGAAGATTGTCATGCCATCTACACCATACGATGCTAAAGGACTTTTAAAAGCTGCGATTCGTTCAAACGATCCTGTACTATTCTTTGAGCATAAGCGTGCCTATCGTTTAATTAAGGGTGAGGTTCCAGAGGGCGATTATACACTGCCAATTGGTAAGGCGGATGTGAAGCGCGAAGGAGAAGATCTAACTGTTATCACGTACGGACTAGCTGTTCATTTTGCGATGCAAGCGGCTGAACGCTTAGAAAAAGATGGGTATTCTACTCATATCCTAGATCTTCGTACCGTTTATCCTCTGGACAAGGAAGCGATTATTGAAGCAGCTTCTAAAACAGGGAAAGTGCTCCTTGTGACTGAAGATAACTTAGAAGGAAGTATCATTGGTGAGGTAGCAGCAATCATTGCTGAGAACTGTCTGTTTGACCTAGATGCCCCAATTAAGCGTCTAGCTGGACCAGATACACCAGCCATGCCATATGCTCCAACCATGGAAAAAGAATTTATGATTAACCCAGATAAAGTGGAAAAAGCAATGAGAGAGCTTGCTGAGTTTTAA
- a CDS encoding thiamine pyrophosphate-dependent dehydrogenase E1 component subunit alpha, giving the protein MITNKHHSLGLIDETVIDMYEYMLHSRRLDERLWLLNRAGKIPFTISCQGQEAAQIGAAFALDQQKDYILPYYRDLGVVLTFGMTTKELMLSAFAKAEDPNSGGRQMPGHFGHRVKRIVTGSSPVTTQVPHAVGMALAAKMEKKDLVVFTTFGEGSSNQGDFHEGANFAGVHKLPVILMCENNQYAISVPVEKQLGCARVSDRAIGYGMPGITVDGNDPIAVYAAVKEAADRGRRGEGATLIETVSYRLTPHSSDDDDRAYRTREEVEEAKSKDALLTFREYLVKEGLLEEQAEQEMEDRIAQIIDEATEYAEQAPYADPESLHLHVYEEQEGSL; this is encoded by the coding sequence ATGATTACGAATAAACACCATTCACTTGGTTTAATCGACGAAACCGTCATTGATATGTATGAATATATGCTGCATTCAAGAAGACTGGATGAGCGTCTTTGGTTATTAAACCGCGCAGGAAAAATTCCGTTCACGATCTCATGTCAGGGGCAGGAGGCAGCGCAGATTGGAGCAGCTTTTGCGCTTGACCAACAAAAGGACTATATCCTGCCATATTATCGTGATCTAGGCGTTGTTCTAACGTTTGGCATGACAACAAAAGAATTGATGCTGTCAGCCTTTGCAAAAGCTGAGGATCCAAACTCAGGTGGACGCCAAATGCCCGGACATTTCGGTCACCGTGTAAAGCGGATTGTGACCGGATCGTCTCCTGTAACAACACAGGTACCACATGCTGTTGGAATGGCATTAGCCGCAAAAATGGAGAAAAAGGACCTTGTTGTGTTTACTACGTTTGGGGAAGGATCTTCAAATCAGGGAGATTTCCACGAAGGAGCAAACTTTGCGGGTGTGCATAAGCTTCCAGTTATTTTAATGTGTGAAAACAACCAATATGCGATCTCTGTACCAGTAGAAAAGCAACTAGGATGTGCGCGTGTATCTGATCGTGCCATCGGTTATGGCATGCCTGGTATAACAGTGGATGGAAATGACCCAATTGCTGTTTATGCGGCTGTTAAAGAAGCTGCAGATCGTGGTCGTCGCGGGGAAGGTGCTACTTTAATTGAGACGGTTTCGTACCGTTTAACACCTCATTCAAGTGATGATGATGATCGTGCTTACAGAACAAGAGAAGAAGTTGAGGAAGCAAAGAGTAAGGATGCGCTTCTTACGTTCCGAGAGTATTTAGTTAAGGAAGGCTTGCTTGAAGAGCAGGCTGAACAAGAAATGGAAGACCGTATTGCACAAATCATTGATGAGGCAACCGAATATGCAGAACAGGCGCCTTACGCTGATCCTGAGAGCTTGCATTTACATGTGTATGAAGAGCAGGAGGGTTCATTATGA